A stretch of Myxococcus hansupus DNA encodes these proteins:
- a CDS encoding GMC oxidoreductase, whose translation MAPTYDALVIGTGFGGAVAACRLAQAGLSVRVLERGLRYPKGSFPRDWSNPFNGWLWQYGQGLFDIKLLPGMSIVQSAGYGGGSLIYANVHLRPPPETFDSDWPAGYSRAALDPYYDLVAYMLDLQPITASARGLPTKAKRMREAARQLGREPQFFYPDLAVRFAPSGEPMPNKFGVAQEGCNYCGECDIGCNVRAKNTLDLNYLAVAEQRGAEMTTQAEATRIEPLSPEGYRVTYTDHAEGGAARTVDARRVFLCAGTVNTTELLLRCRDTFGTLPRISDRLGHRYSANGDFLAFAFETRDTWDPSEGPTITTSFVVDEGQGKDKTWFLFQEGGHPGQAAGFLQVIDLLGRDVRVPSDLLQKELVQALRSRAGTASAIEKQRGRFQAVFLAMGRDRSNGRLSLSPLSKSLELRWDVPANLALYRTQEQLCQDIARALGARSVYNPLWDRLHIPVSVHNLGGCAMAEEPAYGVLTPEGEVHGHPGLYVLDGAALPASTGVNPSSTIAAVAERNVELAIRNALGHPAWTAPERAGTPAGRSAVEPFRASMRMSMEVAPTRVVPREDPMRSVVIPEGGTVLSPTPVVGLRFTERMRGFITSAHVPETDFQGAEEEGKAEGHVAEFTVTITLPNLDRFLAEKAHTGIVQGTLHAHGFTSPGGAKVERGVFNLFVDTDSYYERRMLYLLPFTGLDGRQYLLDGYKHVRDDDGFDMWSDTSTLHTVIRRGEDREAPVVATGIIRLGMPDFLQQLTTFTVLGTSSPLAKANALRRFGNMFMGNLWDVFARTKLE comes from the coding sequence CGGCGGCGGCTCGCTCATCTACGCCAACGTCCACCTCCGACCGCCCCCGGAGACCTTCGATTCGGACTGGCCAGCGGGCTACAGCCGCGCCGCGCTGGACCCGTATTACGACCTGGTCGCGTACATGCTGGACCTCCAGCCCATCACCGCGTCCGCCCGGGGCCTGCCCACCAAGGCGAAGCGGATGCGGGAAGCGGCGCGTCAGCTCGGCCGCGAGCCCCAGTTCTTCTATCCGGACCTCGCAGTGCGCTTCGCCCCCAGCGGCGAGCCGATGCCCAACAAGTTCGGCGTCGCGCAGGAAGGCTGCAACTACTGCGGCGAGTGTGACATCGGCTGCAACGTCCGAGCGAAGAACACCCTGGACCTGAACTACCTGGCCGTCGCCGAGCAACGCGGCGCGGAGATGACCACCCAGGCCGAGGCCACCCGCATCGAGCCGCTGTCACCCGAAGGCTACCGCGTCACGTACACCGACCACGCCGAGGGCGGGGCCGCGCGCACCGTGGACGCCAGACGCGTGTTCCTCTGCGCGGGCACCGTGAACACCACCGAGCTGCTGCTGCGCTGCCGCGACACGTTCGGCACGTTGCCGCGCATCAGCGACCGGCTGGGGCACCGCTACTCGGCCAACGGTGACTTCCTCGCCTTCGCCTTCGAGACCCGTGACACGTGGGACCCGTCCGAAGGTCCCACCATCACCACCAGCTTCGTGGTGGACGAGGGGCAGGGGAAGGACAAGACGTGGTTCCTGTTCCAGGAGGGCGGCCACCCAGGGCAGGCGGCGGGCTTCCTTCAGGTGATTGACCTCCTGGGCCGGGACGTCCGCGTCCCCTCGGACCTTCTCCAGAAGGAGCTGGTACAGGCCCTGCGAAGCCGCGCGGGCACCGCGTCCGCCATCGAGAAACAGCGCGGCCGCTTCCAGGCCGTGTTCCTGGCCATGGGGAGGGATCGCTCCAACGGCCGTCTCTCGCTGAGCCCCTTGTCGAAGAGCCTGGAGCTGCGCTGGGACGTGCCCGCCAACCTGGCGCTGTACCGGACGCAGGAGCAGCTCTGCCAGGACATCGCGAGGGCGCTGGGCGCGCGCAGTGTCTACAACCCGCTCTGGGACCGGCTGCACATCCCCGTGTCCGTGCACAACCTGGGGGGCTGCGCCATGGCGGAGGAGCCGGCTTACGGCGTCCTCACGCCCGAGGGTGAAGTGCACGGCCACCCTGGCCTGTACGTCCTGGACGGCGCCGCGCTGCCCGCGAGCACGGGCGTCAATCCGTCCTCCACCATCGCCGCGGTGGCGGAGCGCAACGTCGAGCTCGCCATCCGAAATGCGCTGGGACACCCGGCCTGGACGGCGCCGGAGCGCGCGGGGACGCCCGCGGGCCGGAGCGCGGTGGAACCTTTCCGAGCGTCGATGCGGATGTCCATGGAAGTGGCACCCACGCGGGTGGTGCCCAGGGAGGACCCGATGCGGAGTGTGGTGATTCCAGAGGGGGGAACGGTGTTGTCGCCAACGCCCGTGGTGGGCCTGCGCTTCACCGAACGGATGCGGGGTTTCATCACGTCGGCCCATGTCCCGGAGACGGACTTCCAGGGCGCGGAGGAGGAGGGGAAGGCGGAGGGCCACGTCGCCGAGTTCACCGTCACCATCACCTTGCCCAACCTGGACCGCTTCCTCGCGGAGAAGGCGCACACGGGCATCGTTCAGGGCACGCTCCATGCCCACGGCTTCACGTCTCCCGGGGGCGCCAAGGTGGAGCGCGGCGTGTTCAACCTCTTCGTGGACACGGACAGCTACTACGAGCGGCGGATGCTCTACCTGCTGCCCTTCACCGGCCTGGATGGGCGCCAGTACCTGCTGGACGGCTACAAACACGTCCGCGACGACGACGGCTTCGACATGTGGAGCGACACGTCCACGCTCCACACCGTCATCCGCCGGGGCGAGGACCGAGAGGCCCCCGTGGTGGCCACCGGAATCATCCGCCTGGGCATGCCGGACTTCCTCCAGCAGCTCACCACCTTCACCGTGCTGGGCACGTCGTCACCGCTGGCGAAGGCAAACGCGCTGAGGCGGTTTGGCAACATGTTCATGGGCAACCTCTGGGACGTCTTCGCGCGCACCAAGCTGGAATAG
- a CDS encoding GMC family oxidoreductase N-terminal domain-containing protein, with amino-acid sequence MPKTPRYDVVIVGSGFGGSINALRLSQAGKSVVVLERGKRYRPGGFPRDVTRADELLWQQPSRHQAQGLFDVRFLSGIGTVTASGVGGGSLIYANVHVRPDAEVFEDPRWPASYRRDTLEPYFDRVAHELRLNPVPPELPLRKRDLFLRAARGMGRETFDPPVAVAFKEPPGPNRRVCQLCAECEFGCQHGAKNTLDLTYLARAEALGAHVLARTLVTHVAPVRDGYRVYCQDLVSGEKHVIDGSRVVLAAGTLGSVELLLRSRDVARTLPRVSRRLGHGYSGNGDFLASMQGAREDIQPWVGPDVSTVMRFTDSKPRFTLVTATFNRPATEVLAGMGQPDAGPFQGWGAPMWTCLGPVVHKAFAKGLMSRPLRKDVDAARTSNLFGIGQDNANGRMHLKGGELDVAWDFAGENAELVRRMSQAMRELAAQYGATFSPLITWQLFKRPFTVHSLGGAHLAETPDGGVVSAEGEVFHYPGLHVADGAVIPTAIGFHPVMTISAVAERIAEAVVHGF; translated from the coding sequence GTGCCGAAGACACCGCGGTATGACGTCGTCATCGTGGGCTCGGGGTTCGGGGGCTCCATCAATGCGCTGCGCTTGTCCCAGGCGGGCAAGTCGGTGGTCGTCCTGGAGCGCGGCAAGCGCTACCGGCCCGGAGGCTTCCCTCGGGACGTGACGCGCGCGGACGAGCTGCTCTGGCAACAGCCTTCGAGGCATCAGGCCCAGGGCCTCTTCGACGTGCGCTTCCTGTCCGGCATCGGCACGGTGACGGCGAGCGGCGTGGGGGGCGGCTCGCTCATCTACGCCAACGTTCACGTGCGCCCGGACGCGGAGGTGTTCGAGGACCCTCGCTGGCCCGCCTCGTACCGCCGCGACACCCTGGAGCCATACTTCGACCGCGTGGCCCACGAGCTGCGGCTCAACCCGGTGCCTCCCGAGCTGCCCCTGCGCAAGCGGGACCTCTTCCTGCGCGCCGCGCGGGGCATGGGCCGCGAGACGTTCGACCCACCGGTGGCGGTGGCCTTCAAGGAGCCGCCAGGACCAAACCGCCGCGTGTGCCAGCTCTGCGCGGAATGCGAGTTCGGCTGCCAGCACGGCGCGAAGAACACCCTGGACCTGACGTACCTGGCGCGAGCCGAGGCGCTGGGCGCCCACGTGCTGGCCCGCACGCTGGTGACGCACGTCGCGCCGGTGCGTGACGGCTATCGCGTCTACTGCCAGGACCTGGTGTCGGGGGAGAAGCACGTCATCGATGGCTCGCGCGTGGTGCTGGCGGCGGGGACGCTGGGGTCGGTGGAGCTCCTCCTGCGAAGCCGCGACGTGGCGCGCACGTTGCCCCGGGTGAGCCGGAGGCTGGGCCACGGCTATTCGGGCAACGGTGACTTCCTGGCGTCCATGCAGGGCGCTCGCGAGGACATCCAGCCCTGGGTGGGCCCCGACGTGTCCACGGTGATGCGCTTCACCGATTCGAAGCCGCGCTTCACGCTGGTGACGGCCACGTTCAACCGCCCCGCGACGGAGGTGCTCGCGGGGATGGGCCAACCGGACGCCGGCCCCTTCCAAGGGTGGGGTGCTCCGATGTGGACCTGCCTGGGCCCGGTGGTCCACAAGGCGTTCGCGAAGGGGCTGATGAGCCGGCCGTTGCGCAAGGACGTGGACGCCGCGCGCACGTCGAACCTCTTTGGCATCGGGCAGGACAACGCCAACGGACGCATGCACCTGAAGGGGGGCGAGCTGGACGTGGCGTGGGACTTCGCGGGCGAGAACGCGGAGCTGGTGCGCCGGATGTCCCAGGCGATGCGCGAGCTGGCGGCGCAGTACGGCGCCACGTTTTCACCGCTGATTACCTGGCAGCTCTTCAAGCGGCCTTTCACGGTGCATTCGCTGGGCGGCGCCCACCTGGCGGAGACTCCCGACGGGGGCGTGGTGTCAGCAGAGGGCGAGGTCTTTCACTATCCCGGGCTGCATGTGGCGGACGGAGCCGTCATCCCGACCGCCATCGGGTTCCACCCGGTGATGACCATCAGCGCCGTGGCCGAGCGAATCGCCGAGGCCGTGGTGCACGGTTTCTGA